The genomic DNA AAAATGAATATTATGATGAAGGCACTGCCCCTGAAAAATCTTGGGATGTAGAGATGGCTATTTTCTTAAAAACCGAAAATAAAGCCTTCAAAGTGGAGAAATATGTCCACTCCTACCCGCATTGTTGGCGTACCGACAAGCCTGTGCTCTATTATCCATTAGACTCTTGGTTTGTGAAGATGACCGCCGTAAAAGACCGCTTGGTTGCACTCAACAAAACCATCAATTGGAAACCTAAAGCCACTGGCGAAGGGCGTTTTGCCAACTGGTTAGAAAATGTGAACGACTGGAACCTCTCTCGCTCCAGATATTGGGGTATCCCTTTGCCGATCTGGCGAACTGAGGATTTAAAGGAAGAAAAAATCATCGGTTCTGTGGAGGAATTAATCACAGAGATAGAGCGCGCCATTGCCGCAGGTGTGATGACTGAAAATCCGTTCAAAAACTTCACCATTGGAGATATGTCGGAAGACAACTATGTCCAAATAGACCTTCATAAAAATATCGTGGATCAAATCATCCTTGTGTCTGACTCTGGAAAACCAATGAAACGAGAGTCCGACTTGATTGATGTTTGGTTTGACTCTGGCTCTATGCCATATGCGCAGCTTCATTATCCGTTTGAAAATAAGGAATTGATAGACCAAAGGAAAGCCTTCCCAGCGGATTTCATTGCTGAGGGCGTAGACCAAACCCGAGGCTGGTTCTATACGCTACACGCCATTGCCACTACGGTTTTTGATTCCGTAGCGTATAAAAATGTGGTGTCTAACGGCTTGGTTTTAGATAAAAACGGACAAAAAATGTCTAAGCGGTTGGGCAATGCCGTAGATCCTTTTGAAACTTTAGCAAAATACGGCCCTGATGCCACGCGCTGGTATATGATTGCCAATGCCAACCCTTGGGAAAACCTTAAATTTGACCTTGATGGCATTGATGAAGTCCGCAGAAAATTCTTCGGTACTTTGTATAATACCTATTCGTTTTTTGCACTCTATGCCAATGTAGATGGCTTTGCTTACCAAGAAGCAGAAGTGAAAAATCGCCCTGAGATAGACCGCTGGATCCTCTCAGAACTCCATATTTTAATTAAAGAAGTTAAGGCGTTTTACGAAGACTATGAACCGACCAAAGTAGCGAGAGCCATCAATACTTTTGTCAATGACAACCTAAGTAACTGGTATGTAAGACTTTGCCGAAGAAGATTCTGGAAAGGAGACTACACCGAGGACAAAATTTCTGCCTACCAAACGCTCTACACTTGTTTGGAAACCGTAGCGAAATTAGCCGCACCTATTGCGCCGTTCTTTATGGATAAGCTCTACCAAGACCTTAACCAAGCCACACAAAAGGAAACCGCTAACAGTGTACACCTCACAGATTTCCCTGTGGCAGATGAGACGCTCATCGACCAAGATTTGGTGCAAAAAACACACCTTGCCCAGCAAATTACCTCTATGGTATTCTCGCTGAGAAAGAAGGAAAACATCAAGGTGAGACAGCCGCTACAAAAAGTGATGATTCCTGTTTTGGATAAGAAAACAGGCGAACAAATTAGCGCCGTGGCAGACCTCATCAAACAAGAAGTGAATGTGAAGGAGCTCCAGCTCATCAATGCCGAGGAAGCTGCACACCTGATCATCAAACAGGTGAAACCGAACTTTAAAGCCTTAGGCCCTAAACTCGGTAAAGAGATGAAAACCATTGCGGCAGAAATTGCAGCTTTTGACCAAGAGAACATCGCGATTTTAGAAAAAGAAAGCCAAATCCAAGTGGGTGGCTACACCATTACGCTGGATGATGTGGAAATCAGTACCAAAGATATCCCCGGGTGGACCGTAGCCAGCGAGGGCAAACTGACCGTGGCATTAGATTTGATAATCAACAACGTGCTAAAATCTGAAGGCATCGCGAGGGAATTTATCAACAGGGTGCAGAATCTTAGAAAAGATAAAGGCTTTGAGTTGACAGACAAAATCCGTATCCAACTGGATCAAAATAGCCCTTTCCTTGCGGATTTACTCAAAAATGAGGCCTATATCTCCGCAGAGGTGCTCTCTGAAAATATAGAGGTGGTGGAAGATTTTACCCCTTCTGATGAGATTGAAATTGAGGAAGTAAAATTTGGGGTTCATATTATTAAATTATAACCCTTGTGAACATAAAAACATAAAAAGATGGAACAAGAAAGACAACGCTACAGTGATGCTGATTTGCAAGAATTTAAGGCACTCATAGAGCAAAAAATAGAAAAAGCGGAAAAAGATTTAGCTCTCATTCGGCAGAATTTCATCAATGACCAAAATAACGGCACTGATGATACCTCACCTACCTTTAAAGCCTTTGAAGAAGGCGCCGAAACGCTTAGCAAAGAGCAAAACGCCATTTTGGCTGGGCGACAGGAGAAATTTATCCGTGATTTAAAAAATGCCCTCATCCGCATTCAGAATAAAACCTATGGCATCTGCCGCGTAACGGGTAATTTAATTGACAAAGAGCGCCTAAAAGCCGTGCCACACGCCACGCTGAGCATAGAAGCCAAAAATAAACAACGATAATTTTTTTCTTTCTACAATGGCGCTGTCTGTTGTAGAAAGATTTTTTATTCACGAAGTGTTCTGAATCTAAACCATGAAAAAAATAGCATTCATCACCATTTTGGTGTTATTAATAGACCAATTTTCTAAAATATACATAAAAACCCATTTTGAACTCAATGAATCTGCAGTGCTGATCCCAGGGGTAAAACTGACCTTTGTAGAAAACCCAGGAATGGCGTATGGCTTCCAGTTTGGAGGACTTATTGGCAAATATTTCTTGGTTTTTACGCGCATTGTCCTCATTGGGTTTATGGTTTATATCTTCAATAAATGGCTGAAAGAAGGGCGAAACTCCAACTACCTCATCATCCCTATGGCGATGATTTTTGCGGGCGCCATTGGCAATTTAATTGATGGGATGTTCTACGGAATGATTTTTGACACAGGGACAGTCTTTGATGAAAGCGTGGGCAGGTGGATTGGCTATGATGGCATTTCTCAGTTTTCATCTTTTGGAC from Riemerella columbina includes the following:
- the ileS gene encoding isoleucine--tRNA ligase; translated protein: MKKFTEYKNLDLTHIAQEIALFWKENQTFKKSVELRDGQPEYVFYEGPPSANGMPGIHHVMARALKDIFCRYQTQNGKQVFRKAGWDTHGLPVELGVEKELGITKEDIGKTISVEDYNQACRNAVMKYTDVWNDLTEKIGYWVDLEHPYITYQPKYMETVWWLLKQLYQKDLLYKGYTIQPYSPKAGTGLSSHELNQPGTYRDVSDTTIVAQFRVKQPSEKLAEKLSRINEDLSQNLDILAWTTTPWTLPSNTALAVGRDIEYVVVKTFNQYTHQPINIILARVLLEKNFGKKYVESTAEALSQYQPEDKTIPYQILAELTGEDLEGTSYEQLIPWFSPAENADQAFRVILGDFVTTEDGTGIVHIAPTFGADDARVAKENGIPPMLVKDSQDNLVPLVDLQGRFIHSPQVPEVFNGKYIKNEYYDEGTAPEKSWDVEMAIFLKTENKAFKVEKYVHSYPHCWRTDKPVLYYPLDSWFVKMTAVKDRLVALNKTINWKPKATGEGRFANWLENVNDWNLSRSRYWGIPLPIWRTEDLKEEKIIGSVEELITEIERAIAAGVMTENPFKNFTIGDMSEDNYVQIDLHKNIVDQIILVSDSGKPMKRESDLIDVWFDSGSMPYAQLHYPFENKELIDQRKAFPADFIAEGVDQTRGWFYTLHAIATTVFDSVAYKNVVSNGLVLDKNGQKMSKRLGNAVDPFETLAKYGPDATRWYMIANANPWENLKFDLDGIDEVRRKFFGTLYNTYSFFALYANVDGFAYQEAEVKNRPEIDRWILSELHILIKEVKAFYEDYEPTKVARAINTFVNDNLSNWYVRLCRRRFWKGDYTEDKISAYQTLYTCLETVAKLAAPIAPFFMDKLYQDLNQATQKETANSVHLTDFPVADETLIDQDLVQKTHLAQQITSMVFSLRKKENIKVRQPLQKVMIPVLDKKTGEQISAVADLIKQEVNVKELQLINAEEAAHLIIKQVKPNFKALGPKLGKEMKTIAAEIAAFDQENIAILEKESQIQVGGYTITLDDVEISTKDIPGWTVASEGKLTVALDLIINNVLKSEGIAREFINRVQNLRKDKGFELTDKIRIQLDQNSPFLADLLKNEAYISAEVLSENIEVVEDFTPSDEIEIEEVKFGVHIIKL
- a CDS encoding TraR/DksA family transcriptional regulator, which encodes MEQERQRYSDADLQEFKALIEQKIEKAEKDLALIRQNFINDQNNGTDDTSPTFKAFEEGAETLSKEQNAILAGRQEKFIRDLKNALIRIQNKTYGICRVTGNLIDKERLKAVPHATLSIEAKNKQR
- a CDS encoding lipoprotein signal peptidase yields the protein MKKIAFITILVLLIDQFSKIYIKTHFELNESAVLIPGVKLTFVENPGMAYGFQFGGLIGKYFLVFTRIVLIGFMVYIFNKWLKEGRNSNYLIIPMAMIFAGAIGNLIDGMFYGMIFDTGTVFDESVGRWIGYDGISQFSSFGHGYSHFMKGCVVDMFHFDWIDWWVPENWPLIGGTHLQFFKYIFNVADAAITVGVTVLFIFRKKAFPNGLEF